From Alphaproteobacteria bacterium, the proteins below share one genomic window:
- a CDS encoding carbon-nitrogen hydrolase family protein: MTPFAIGGIQMHVAAAHENVSHMKRQLDLLMARFPWVQMAVFSELAAFGPIPAHAGSFERTEEAMASWARHHGIWLVSGSMFEHAGDELYNTSTVFSPDGGIAGRHRKLFPFAPYEQGVTPGTKFLAFDVPKVGRFGVSICYDIWFPETTRTLAAMGVEVLLHPVLTGTIERDVEVCIARATAAMFQCYVFDINGLGAGGYGRSAVFDPAGTLLYQAAGQEELIPIEIDLAQVRRQRETGLRSLGQPLKSFRDRRVEFPVYRRDAPGFEYLDTLGPLAMPARGTRAGLGEHADEAAADADEPSAAGPFEVIDGTSKKVG; the protein is encoded by the coding sequence ATGACGCCTTTTGCCATCGGCGGAATCCAAATGCATGTCGCAGCGGCGCACGAGAATGTCAGTCACATGAAACGGCAGCTCGACCTTCTCATGGCCCGGTTTCCCTGGGTGCAGATGGCGGTCTTCAGCGAACTTGCGGCATTTGGCCCGATACCGGCCCACGCCGGGTCGTTCGAGCGAACCGAAGAGGCGATGGCGTCGTGGGCGCGCCACCACGGCATCTGGCTGGTTTCCGGATCGATGTTCGAGCACGCCGGCGATGAGCTCTACAATACCTCGACCGTGTTCTCGCCCGACGGCGGCATCGCCGGCCGCCACCGCAAGCTGTTTCCGTTCGCACCCTACGAACAGGGTGTCACGCCGGGCACCAAATTCCTCGCCTTCGACGTCCCCAAGGTCGGCCGTTTCGGAGTCTCGATCTGCTACGATATCTGGTTCCCGGAGACCACGCGGACGCTGGCTGCCATGGGCGTCGAGGTACTGCTGCACCCGGTTCTCACCGGCACTATCGAGCGCGATGTCGAGGTTTGCATCGCCCGCGCGACCGCGGCCATGTTCCAATGTTATGTCTTCGACATCAACGGCCTCGGCGCCGGCGGCTATGGCCGGTCCGCGGTCTTCGACCCGGCCGGCACCTTGCTCTATCAGGCGGCCGGCCAGGAGGAATTGATCCCGATCGAGATCGACCTCGCTCAGGTCCGCCGCCAGCGTGAGACCGGCTTGCGCAGCCTCGGACAACCGCTGAAGAGTTTCCGCGATCGGCGGGTTGAATTTCCCGTCTACCGGCGCGATGCGCCGGGTTTCGAATACCTCGACACACTGGGGCCCCTCGCCATGCCGGCGCGGGGCACGCGCGCCGGACTCGGCGAACATGCCGACGAGGCCGCCGCCGATGCCGACGAACCGAGCGCGGCGGGACCCTTCGAAGTGATCGACGGCACGTCCAAGAAAGTGGGCTAG
- a CDS encoding aminotransferase class I/II-fold pyridoxal phosphate-dependent enzyme: MPNDDQSVVQTGPALSEYYNASQLRADSWSRLKSATALLVERGDSAPSADQLKLQIIDLLKLLGPIEGYWAFPGRLAFSELRRLLDSGEHEILARVVARIVRALMSNAYRQKTIPLGLHGEIEEDDDTNLSTESTEESVHARPYFEVLIVDKLNLAQEQAVRHSLRKMRRDEDRFIYEAVVVPSFEDAIIAVLHNHNLQAVVARYGFPLKSQHNMALLHRYLTRVDADKLSDLPPDEYGPQLAKCIGKVRPELDVYLVTDRSVEDVAGRVTENCRRVFYNQEDYFELHLNILRGINERWETPFFNALREYSRQPTGVFHAMPISRGKSITKSHWIRDMVEFYGLNIFLAETSATSGGLDSLLDPHGPIKKAQESAARAFGARRTYFATNGTSTCNKIVVQGLVQPGDIVLVDRDCHKSHHYGMVLSGAHVVYLDSYPLDQYSMYGAVPLREIKHALLRLKHAGKLDRVKMLLLTNCTFDGIVYNVERVMMECLAIKRDLVFLWDEAWFGFARFGPTYRQRTAMWTAERLCERLKSDEYRAAYDDFRREHDALDPDDDATWLDRALMPDPDRAVVRVYACQSTHKTLTSLRQGSMIHVYDQHFSTKVEDSFHEAYMTHTSTSPNYQIIASLDLGRRQVELEGFELVQKQVEMAMVLRQKVMSHPLLRKYFRVLTVENMIPEQYRGSGITKYYDPEDGWSRIWEAWANDEFALDATRLTLFVGDVGVDGDTFKNRYLMDKHGIQINKTSRNTVLFMTNIGTTRSSVAYLIEVLVNIANDLDEQLGDASAAEQRVHRRRVRSLTEDLPPLPDFSRFHDAFRPDPGGATPEGDIRRAFFLAYDDEHCDYMPIEDDAIDRIIGDGGEVVSAMFVIPYPPGFPILVPGQVVSAEILAFMRALDVKEIHGYRPELGLRVFRPEALDEILQPAPPKAAE, translated from the coding sequence ATGCCAAATGACGACCAATCGGTTGTGCAGACCGGCCCGGCTCTCAGCGAATACTACAACGCGTCCCAGCTCCGCGCCGATTCGTGGAGCCGGCTCAAATCGGCGACGGCGCTGCTCGTCGAACGCGGTGACAGCGCGCCGAGCGCCGATCAACTCAAGCTGCAGATCATCGACCTGTTGAAACTGCTCGGCCCGATCGAGGGCTACTGGGCCTTTCCCGGCCGCCTGGCGTTCAGCGAGTTGCGCCGGCTTCTCGACAGCGGCGAGCACGAGATTCTGGCCCGGGTGGTCGCGCGTATCGTGCGCGCCTTGATGAGCAACGCCTATCGCCAAAAGACGATCCCGCTTGGGCTGCACGGCGAAATCGAGGAGGACGACGACACCAACCTGAGTACCGAATCGACCGAGGAATCGGTCCATGCGCGGCCCTATTTCGAGGTCCTCATCGTCGACAAGCTGAACCTGGCACAGGAGCAGGCGGTCCGGCACAGCCTGCGCAAAATGCGGCGCGACGAGGACCGCTTCATCTATGAAGCGGTAGTCGTGCCGAGCTTCGAGGATGCGATCATCGCGGTGCTCCACAACCACAACCTCCAGGCGGTCGTCGCGCGCTACGGCTTCCCGCTGAAATCGCAGCACAACATGGCGCTGCTCCACCGCTATCTGACACGGGTCGATGCCGACAAGCTATCGGACCTGCCGCCCGACGAATACGGACCGCAGCTGGCCAAATGCATCGGCAAGGTGCGGCCCGAACTCGACGTCTACCTGGTCACCGACCGTTCGGTCGAGGACGTGGCCGGAAGGGTGACCGAGAACTGCCGCCGGGTGTTCTACAATCAAGAGGATTACTTCGAGCTCCACCTCAACATCCTGCGCGGCATCAACGAGCGCTGGGAGACCCCGTTCTTCAACGCGCTCCGCGAATACAGCCGGCAGCCGACCGGCGTCTTCCACGCCATGCCGATCTCGCGCGGCAAGTCGATCACCAAGTCGCATTGGATCCGCGACATGGTCGAGTTCTATGGCCTCAACATCTTCCTCGCCGAAACGTCGGCCACCTCGGGCGGGCTCGATTCGCTGCTCGACCCGCACGGCCCGATCAAGAAGGCGCAGGAATCGGCGGCACGTGCGTTCGGCGCCCGGCGTACCTATTTCGCCACCAACGGCACCTCGACCTGCAACAAGATCGTCGTCCAGGGCTTGGTGCAGCCCGGCGACATCGTCCTGGTCGATCGCGACTGCCACAAATCCCACCATTACGGCATGGTCCTGTCGGGCGCCCATGTCGTCTATCTCGATTCCTACCCGCTCGACCAATATTCGATGTACGGCGCGGTGCCGCTGCGTGAAATCAAGCACGCTTTGCTGCGCCTCAAGCACGCGGGAAAGCTCGACCGCGTCAAGATGCTGCTGCTGACCAATTGCACCTTCGACGGCATCGTCTACAACGTCGAACGGGTGATGATGGAATGCCTGGCCATCAAGCGCGACTTGGTCTTCCTGTGGGACGAGGCGTGGTTCGGCTTCGCCCGCTTCGGCCCGACCTATCGCCAGCGCACGGCGATGTGGACCGCCGAGCGGCTCTGCGAACGCTTGAAGAGCGACGAATACCGCGCCGCCTATGACGACTTCCGCCGCGAACACGATGCCCTCGACCCCGACGACGACGCGACTTGGCTCGATCGCGCGTTGATGCCCGACCCCGACCGGGCCGTGGTCCGCGTCTATGCCTGCCAATCGACCCACAAGACGCTGACCTCGCTACGCCAGGGATCGATGATCCATGTCTACGATCAGCACTTCAGCACCAAGGTCGAGGATTCGTTCCACGAAGCCTACATGACCCACACCTCGACATCGCCCAACTACCAGATCATCGCCTCGCTCGATCTCGGCCGCCGCCAGGTCGAGCTCGAGGGTTTCGAGCTGGTCCAGAAACAGGTCGAGATGGCGATGGTGCTGCGGCAGAAGGTGATGAGCCATCCGCTGCTGCGCAAGTATTTCCGGGTCCTCACCGTCGAAAACATGATCCCGGAACAGTATCGCGGGTCGGGGATCACCAAATACTACGATCCCGAAGACGGCTGGTCGCGCATTTGGGAAGCCTGGGCCAACGACGAGTTCGCCCTCGACGCGACCCGCCTGACCCTGTTCGTCGGCGATGTCGGGGTCGACGGCGATACCTTCAAGAACCGCTACCTGATGGACAAGCACGGCATCCAGATCAACAAGACGTCGCGCAATACCGTGCTGTTCATGACCAACATCGGCACCACGCGAAGCTCGGTCGCCTACCTCATCGAGGTCCTGGTCAATATCGCCAACGATCTCGACGAGCAGCTCGGCGACGCCAGCGCGGCCGAGCAGCGGGTCCACCGGCGGCGGGTGCGATCGTTGACCGAAGACCTGCCGCCGCTGCCCGATTTCAGCCGCTTCCACGACGCCTTCCGGCCCGACCCCGGCGGCGCGACGCCGGAGGGCGATATTCGGCGGGCATTCTTCCTCGCCTATGACGATGAACATTGCGACTACATGCCGATCGAGGACGACGCCATCGACCGCATCATCGGCGACGGCGGCGAGGTGGTATCGGCGATGTTCGTCATCCCCTATCCGCCCGGATTCCCGATCCTGGTCCCGGGCCAAGTGGTCAGCGCCGAGATCCTGGCCTTCATGCGGGCGCTCGACGTCAAGGAGATCCACGGCTACCGACCGGAGCTCGGTCTCCGTGTCTTCCGTCCGGAAGCGCTCGACGAAATATTGCAACCGGCACCGCCGAAAGCGGCGGAATAG
- a CDS encoding biotin carboxylase, with the protein MNVAAKKSTSKKPAKSAARPRSRRKKLNGISDIRRYFHRNETPIYFISATNFNLLGMDEWCRNFKYVNYLDCYDGRHPNTFVPSEAPHQEFESIEDINNYMLQHKEVLDYIKAGGRNPKAAFLMFDQKTEQLARRAGMQVWFPKAKLRNRVDDKIETVRIGDRAGVPSVPNILAKVEDYADLRAKAKKLGEDLVIQSAYGDSGHTTFFISNEGDWKRHADEIVTAGEVKIMKRIRCRGSAIEACTTKKGTIVGPLMTELVGFRELTPYKGGWCGNEIFAEAFTPQIRQTARDLTFKFGEELRKTGYRGYFELDFLIDQDTGDIWLGELNPRVTGASSMTNHAAFAHADAPLFLFHLLEFSGIDFELDIDAVNGRWADAENIDSWSQAVIKHTDDSVDILTAAPQSGIYHMNPDGSVEFARFDYHRRAVASENEAFFLRISDVGDYRYEGADLGILITRGRLMTKNFRLNDRARKWIKGFRDKFAGKSLTPRLEPGAFKIL; encoded by the coding sequence ATGAACGTGGCGGCCAAGAAATCGACGTCGAAGAAGCCTGCAAAATCCGCTGCCCGGCCGCGGTCACGGCGCAAGAAACTCAACGGCATTTCCGATATCCGGCGCTATTTCCACCGCAACGAAACGCCGATCTATTTCATCAGCGCGACCAACTTCAACCTGCTCGGCATGGATGAATGGTGCCGCAATTTCAAATACGTCAACTACCTGGATTGTTACGACGGCCGCCACCCCAACACGTTCGTTCCCAGCGAGGCGCCGCACCAGGAGTTCGAGAGCATCGAGGACATCAACAACTACATGCTCCAGCACAAGGAAGTGTTGGATTACATCAAGGCCGGGGGGCGCAACCCGAAGGCGGCGTTCCTGATGTTCGACCAGAAGACCGAGCAGTTGGCGCGCCGCGCCGGCATGCAGGTGTGGTTCCCCAAGGCCAAGCTGCGCAACCGGGTCGACGACAAGATCGAGACCGTGCGCATCGGCGACCGGGCCGGCGTGCCGAGCGTCCCCAACATCCTGGCCAAAGTCGAGGACTACGCGGACCTGCGCGCCAAGGCCAAGAAGCTCGGCGAAGATCTCGTCATCCAGTCCGCTTACGGCGATTCGGGCCACACCACCTTCTTCATTTCCAACGAAGGCGATTGGAAGCGCCACGCCGACGAAATCGTCACCGCCGGCGAGGTCAAGATCATGAAGCGCATCCGCTGCCGTGGGTCGGCGATCGAGGCCTGCACGACGAAAAAGGGCACCATCGTCGGGCCGCTGATGACCGAGCTGGTTGGGTTCCGCGAGTTGACGCCCTACAAGGGCGGCTGGTGCGGCAACGAAATCTTCGCCGAGGCGTTCACCCCGCAAATCCGTCAGACGGCGCGCGACCTGACCTTCAAGTTCGGCGAAGAACTGCGCAAGACCGGCTATCGCGGCTATTTCGAGCTCGACTTCCTGATCGACCAGGACACCGGCGACATCTGGCTTGGCGAGCTCAACCCGCGGGTCACCGGCGCCAGCTCGATGACCAATCACGCCGCCTTCGCCCACGCCGACGCGCCGCTGTTCCTGTTCCACCTGTTGGAATTCTCGGGCATCGATTTCGAGCTCGACATCGATGCGGTCAACGGGCGCTGGGCCGACGCCGAAAACATCGACAGCTGGAGCCAGGCGGTGATCAAGCACACCGATGATTCGGTCGACATCCTGACCGCCGCGCCGCAATCGGGCATCTACCACATGAACCCGGACGGCTCGGTCGAGTTTGCACGCTTCGACTATCACCGGCGCGCGGTGGCGAGCGAGAACGAGGCCTTCTTCCTGCGCATTTCCGACGTCGGCGACTACCGCTACGAAGGCGCCGATCTCGGTATCCTGATCACGCGTGGCCGGCTGATGACCAAGAATTTCCGCCTCAACGACCGGGCGCGCAAGTGGATCAAGGGATTCCGCGATAAGTTCGCCGGCAAGTCGCTGACCCCGCGGCTCGAACCCGGCGCATTCAAGATTCTCTAG
- a CDS encoding NHLP leader peptide family natural product precursor, with translation MTENRFQRSRFDAQLVARARKDPDFRRRLVADPRGVYGEALKSAMPGHDIPEGVEIRIAEEAENVFYVVLPCIPPSMHLSDDALDRVARHEQTHRDPCWRLGDAPE, from the coding sequence ATGACCGAGAACCGATTTCAGAGGAGCCGCTTCGATGCGCAACTGGTCGCGCGGGCCCGTAAGGACCCGGACTTTCGCCGTCGCCTCGTCGCCGATCCACGCGGCGTCTATGGCGAGGCACTGAAGTCTGCAATGCCGGGCCATGACATCCCCGAAGGGGTCGAAATCAGGATCGCGGAAGAGGCCGAGAACGTCTTCTATGTTGTCCTGCCGTGTATTCCGCCCTCGATGCATCTGAGCGACGACGCGCTCGACCGGGTCGCCCGGCATGAACAGACCCATCGCGATCCCTGCTGGCGTTTGGGCGACGCACCCGAATAG